From a single Accipiter gentilis chromosome 8, bAccGen1.1, whole genome shotgun sequence genomic region:
- the HDGFL2 gene encoding hepatoma-derived growth factor-related protein 2 isoform X6: MGGSDAGDDEEDAAMAAVATEKMESDEDSDRGSDHSGLKRKSLAMKMPVAKRPRKSSSDLDQGSPSLTEEENSETSSESEKNSDQDFTPEKKPVARAPRRMPAGGRKKKKVESGSDSDSKVDSDSEMGNATVDMTKSDSNSDSDSDVSVKKAPRGRKPAEKPPPKPRGRKPKPERVPTSSSSDSDSDSDVDRISEWKRRDEERRRELEEKRKREQEEEIRRLREQEKEEKEKRKEKAEKGEEVHSDSDSSAEDEVAKKGRKGRAKAPSSSDSELELEKEVKKPAKKQPSELSRKPNQKEKRGRAEEKPRNKPLKVERGRKKSDLIPERRMEKKKEPTVEEKLQKLHSEIKFALKVDNPDIKRCLNALEELGTLQVTSHILQKHTDVVATLKKIRRYKANKDVMEKAAEVYTRLKSRVLGPKMEAIQKANKAGPEKDKGEAEKGQEKLSGGETRNEKGEEETNADLSGPVNGESLSQKAEGTEEKDKSQGPGAGEPEASAEEPHNNSVQDYPKAERAGPEREKARGESEAVDDVEES; the protein is encoded by the exons ATGGGGGGAAGCGACGCAGGTGATGATGAGGAAGATGCTGCCATGGCTGCAGTCGCCacagagaaaatggaaagtgatGAGGACTCGGATCGAGGCAGCGACCACAGCGGGCTCAAGCGAAAATCGCTGGCTATGAAA ATGCCAGTAGCAAAACGGCCTCGGAAATCCTCCAGTGACCTGGATCAGGGCAGCCCCTCCCTGACAGAAGAGGAGAACTCGGAAACGTCTTCTGAGTCGGAAAAAAACAGTGACCAG GACTTCACTCCCGAGAAGAAGCCAGTGGCCAGGGCTCCCCGGAGGATGCCggcagggggaaggaagaagaag AAGGTGGAATCCGGCTCTGACTCGGACTCCAAAGTGGACTCGGATTCAGAAATGGGAAACGCAACTGTGGACATGACCAAGTCGGACTCGAACTCTGATTCGGACTCAGATGTGTCTGTGAAGAAGGCTCCACGGGGCAGGAAGCCAG CTGAGAAACCCCCTCCCAAGCCCCGTGGTAGGAAACCGAAGCCCGAGCGTGTCCCGACCAGCTCCAGCAGTGACAG TGATAGCGATAGCGACGTGGATCGCATCAGCGAGTGGAAGAGGCGAGATGAAGAACGACggagggagctggaggagaagaggaagagggagcaggaggaagagatcCGCCGGCTCCgggagcaggagaaggaggagaaagagaagaggaaggagaaagcgGAGAAGGGCGAGGAGGTGCACTCAGACTCGGATAGCAGTGCAGAGGATGAGGTGGCCAAAAAGGGCCGGAAGGGCCGGGCCAAGGCCCCGTCCTCCTCGGACTCTGAACTGGAGCTGGAGAAAGAG GTAAAGAAGCCGGCGAAGAAGCAGCCCTCGGAGTTGTCAAGGAAACCAAATCAGAAGGAGAAGAGGGGCCGAGCAGAGGAGAAACCACGGAACAA ACCTTTGAAAGTGGAACGAGGCCGGAAGAAATCTGACCTGATCCCCGAAAGGaggatggagaagaaaaagg AGCCCACAGTCGAAGAGAAACTTCAGAAACTTCACAGTGAGATCAAGTTTGCCTTGAAGGTGGATAACCCG GACATCAAGCGGTGTCTGAATGCACTAGAGGAGCTGGGCACGCTCCAGGTCACCTCTCACATCCTCCAGAAGCACACTGATGTGGTGGCTACGCTGAAAAAG ATCCGTCGCTATAAAGCAAACAAGGACGTGATGGAGAAGGCTGCCGAAGTCTACACCCGATTGAAGTCGCGTGTCCTGGGACCAAAGATGGAGGCAATCCAGAAAGCCAACAAAGCCGGGCCTGAGAAGGACAAGGGGGAGGCGGAGAAGGGCCAGGAGAAGCTGTCAGGAGGGGAGACACGGAATGAGAAGGGTGAAGAGGAGACGAATGCTG ACTTGTCGGGTCCTGTGAACGGTGAATCCCTGTCCCAAAAAGCGGAGGGCACAGAGGAGAAGGACAAAAGCCAAGGGCCGGGAGCCGGAGAGCCGGAGGCGTCTGCCGAGGAGCCCCACAACAA CAGCGTGCAGGACTATCCCAAGGCCGAGCGAGCTGGGCCGGAGCGGGAGAAGGCTCGCGGGGAGTCAGAGGCTGTGGATGACGTGGAGGAGAGCTGA